The nucleotide window GTTTCTGCAATTAGCTGTTTTGGTGATTCATCCATACAAACAACCGGATAATTAAACGAATACTGACGTTTGTAAACATCTAATACGTTTTCCATATTTGCCACAAAATCAGCACTTTGCTTTGCTGGAATTACCCAGCCTTTAACTTTCCAAGGCTTCAATTCGTTTTTTTAAAACACCTCTTACTGATTCATGTGATATGCTTTCAACATAATTTAATTCCACCATTTTATCAGCAAGTAACCGTAATGACCATTTCGCAAATCCTGACGGCGGTTTACTGCAAGCTATTGATATTAAATGAGCTTCAAAATCTCCGTCAACTTTTTTTTCATAAGTTCTTATTGTTGGTTTTCTTGATAAACTTGCTTCAAAGCCCTCTTCAACAAAACGTTTTTTAACCCTGTCAATTGTTCGCATTCCGACTTTAAGAACTTTTGAAATATTTTTATTTGTTATTTTATCTGAAAATTCACCTTCATCTGCATTTAGAAGAATATAGGCATTTCTGAATGTTTGAGACTTATGTTTTCCCTTTTTTATTATTTCATTCAATTTGTCCTGTTCAGATTTTGTTAGTGTTACTTTGTAAAAAATTGCCATAATACTTTTTTTTTACAAAA belongs to Bacteroidales bacterium and includes:
- a CDS encoding IS630 family transposase (programmed frameshift), which codes for MAIFYKVTLTKSEQDKLNEIIKKGKHKSQTFRNAYILLNADEGEFSDKITNKNISKVLKVGMRTIDRVKKRFVEEGFEASLSRKPTIRTYEKKVDGDFEAHLISIACSKPPSGFAKWSLRLLADKMVELNYVESISHESVRGVLKKNELKPWKVKGWVIPAKQSADFVANMENVLDVYKRQYSFNYPVVCMDESPKQLIAETRIPEKMKDGSKLIDYEYSRKGVCNIFIANEPLAGRRTVKITERKTKKDWAEFIKEIADDYKDAKKITLVMDNLNTHKASSLYDRFQPKEAKRIWDRFEFVFTPKHGSWLNMAEIELNVLNKQCLNRRIDNIDTVKQEVEAWQNHRNNKDAKINWRFTTEKSRIKLKRLYPSIDA